One Maribacter cobaltidurans genomic window carries:
- a CDS encoding ABC transporter ATP-binding protein, translated as MLLQLKNIFKWVNSGGQRVFLLKDINLEVEEGEFISVMGPSGSGKSTLLNVIGMLDTFDEGEYNFLDESVHTLKEKHRSNLYKEYIGFVFQSYHLLDDLTVQENLEMPLLYKKFKGSERKAMVADMLDRFNIVGKKDLFPAQLSGGQQQLVGVARALIANPKLILADEPTGNLNSQQSEEIMELFKKLNQEDGVTIIQVTHSEKNAAYGSRIINLLDGRKV; from the coding sequence ATGTTGTTACAGTTAAAGAATATATTCAAATGGGTCAACTCTGGCGGACAGCGTGTCTTTTTATTGAAGGACATTAATTTGGAAGTAGAAGAGGGAGAGTTTATTTCCGTAATGGGCCCTTCGGGTTCTGGTAAATCCACCTTATTGAATGTTATAGGAATGTTGGACACCTTTGACGAGGGCGAATATAATTTCTTGGATGAATCTGTGCACACCCTAAAGGAGAAACACCGTTCCAACCTGTACAAGGAATATATCGGTTTTGTTTTTCAATCCTATCATCTCCTGGATGATTTAACGGTACAGGAAAACTTGGAAATGCCCCTTCTGTATAAAAAATTCAAAGGCTCTGAGCGTAAGGCCATGGTTGCCGATATGTTAGATCGATTTAATATCGTGGGAAAAAAGGATTTGTTCCCTGCACAGTTAAGTGGAGGGCAACAACAGCTTGTTGGGGTGGCCAGGGCATTGATCGCCAATCCCAAGTTGATTTTAGCCGATGAGCCAACGGGTAATCTTAACTCCCAACAAAGTGAAGAAATAATGGAGCTGTTCAAAAAATTAAACCAGGAAGATGGGGTCACCATTATTCAAGTCACGCATTCCGAAAAAAATGCGGCCTATGGCTCACGGATTATCAATTTGCTGGACGGGAGAAAGGTTTAA
- a CDS encoding ABC transporter permease, which translates to MIKNYLKVAWRNLIKDKTNTSLNIIGLSIAFAVAILLGMAALYQLSFDNFHENGASIYKIVRTQQTPKGPEAGTVQPAPLAPALEAEVPGVKRITRYLQDGTLAFYNDKEVDMDVVWVDQDFFSMFSFPISNGNETEPLNDLNGVVLTKKAADKLFGSTDIIGKTVNLLVNGIQKPFTVSAITDDIVPQSTLEFEIAARFESHKDYFDNKEQWDSQYHDVYVELDEGVTASGFENISASFVDLHYNEGIEMLKRDGASPDSNGRFIDLRLVPMTDVHFTSLKNGTIQISRGMPYLILGVAFLILFIACVNYINMSIAKTAKRLKEIGMRKTLGAQKKQLFFQFWSESLFVFGVSIGVGVLLSLVFLDEFKTMFNTHISAEMLWNPTAIIGLLGMVLAISMFVGGYPAMLMSRLGTIQSLKGKLESTGSNKVRDVLMVFQFGIAILLIIGTLVLWGQIEYMRNKDLGYDKEQVVSFPLNGKRNSNDVVDLLKDELKGNPDILSVSGADNNLGLGKDGSRSSSKIGFEYKGRAVKTNFLVVDHDYIKTLGLELVAGRDFESAADSLGVVINESMAKELEEEDPLTAQLELDDGVYYPVLGVVKDYNFNDLDRAIEPITFYMSREWGLTYAYAKVAPQNMASSYDALERTWKKLEPNATFLGSFLDENVDRTFRSEKTTAKMITSGSLIAIILSCMGLFAMSLLIVAQRTKEIGIRKVVGASVTSITYILTKDFLKLVMLAFLIASPIAWYIMRQWLQNYAYRINLGVGFFVGAGAIAVTIALLTIGTRTIQAARANPVKSLRDE; encoded by the coding sequence ATGATCAAAAACTATCTAAAAGTCGCTTGGAGAAATTTAATTAAGGATAAGACAAATACATCCTTGAATATAATTGGGTTATCAATAGCATTTGCGGTTGCCATTTTATTGGGAATGGCCGCTTTGTATCAGCTTTCCTTTGATAATTTCCACGAAAACGGTGCATCCATCTATAAAATTGTCAGAACCCAACAAACCCCAAAAGGTCCTGAAGCAGGTACGGTACAACCTGCACCCTTGGCACCTGCCTTAGAGGCTGAGGTCCCAGGAGTGAAACGGATTACTAGGTATTTGCAGGACGGTACCCTTGCTTTTTACAACGATAAGGAAGTAGATATGGATGTTGTTTGGGTAGACCAAGATTTCTTTTCCATGTTCAGTTTCCCAATTTCCAACGGAAATGAAACGGAACCTTTGAATGACCTGAATGGTGTAGTATTAACAAAAAAAGCGGCGGATAAACTATTCGGTTCTACGGATATTATTGGTAAAACAGTGAATCTATTGGTAAATGGCATTCAAAAACCATTTACGGTAAGTGCCATTACGGATGATATTGTACCTCAAAGCACGTTGGAATTTGAAATTGCCGCACGTTTTGAAAGTCATAAGGATTATTTTGATAATAAGGAGCAGTGGGATTCCCAATATCATGATGTATATGTTGAATTGGATGAGGGCGTGACCGCTTCTGGTTTTGAAAATATTAGTGCCTCTTTTGTAGACCTACACTATAATGAAGGGATAGAAATGTTAAAAAGGGATGGGGCTTCCCCGGATTCCAACGGCCGATTTATAGACTTGAGATTAGTACCCATGACCGATGTTCATTTCACCAGTTTAAAAAACGGAACTATACAGATTAGTAGAGGCATGCCCTATCTCATTTTAGGAGTTGCTTTTTTAATCCTATTCATTGCCTGTGTCAACTATATCAATATGAGTATTGCCAAAACGGCAAAACGTCTCAAGGAAATTGGGATGCGTAAAACCTTGGGGGCCCAAAAAAAGCAGCTCTTTTTTCAATTTTGGAGTGAAAGTCTTTTTGTATTTGGGGTATCCATAGGTGTCGGCGTATTGTTGAGCTTGGTATTTTTAGATGAGTTTAAAACCATGTTCAACACTCATATTTCGGCAGAAATGTTGTGGAACCCTACGGCAATTATAGGCCTACTTGGCATGGTGTTAGCCATATCCATGTTTGTGGGTGGATACCCGGCAATGCTGATGAGTCGTTTGGGGACCATTCAATCTTTAAAAGGAAAACTGGAATCTACAGGGAGCAACAAGGTTAGGGATGTGCTTATGGTATTTCAATTTGGGATTGCCATATTATTGATTATAGGCACTTTGGTGTTATGGGGACAAATTGAATACATGCGTAACAAAGATTTGGGCTATGATAAGGAACAGGTGGTTTCCTTTCCGTTGAATGGAAAGCGTAATAGTAATGACGTGGTAGATTTACTGAAGGATGAATTAAAGGGTAATCCGGATATCCTATCTGTTAGTGGGGCTGATAATAACCTTGGACTTGGAAAGGATGGCAGCCGATCATCCAGTAAAATTGGTTTTGAATATAAAGGCCGAGCCGTAAAGACTAATTTTTTGGTCGTAGACCATGATTATATTAAAACCTTGGGATTAGAGCTAGTGGCAGGTAGGGATTTTGAAAGCGCCGCCGATAGTTTAGGCGTGGTCATTAACGAGTCAATGGCCAAGGAATTGGAGGAAGAAGACCCACTTACAGCACAATTGGAACTTGATGATGGCGTTTATTATCCGGTCCTTGGAGTCGTCAAGGATTATAATTTCAATGATTTGGACAGGGCTATTGAACCCATTACTTTTTACATGAGTAGAGAATGGGGGCTTACCTACGCCTATGCAAAAGTGGCACCCCAGAATATGGCTAGCTCTTATGATGCCTTGGAGCGTACTTGGAAAAAATTGGAACCGAATGCTACATTTTTGGGTTCTTTTTTAGACGAGAATGTTGACAGAACCTTTAGAAGTGAAAAAACAACGGCCAAAATGATTACAAGCGGTTCACTCATTGCAATCATATTAAGCTGTATGGGTCTTTTTGCGATGTCCCTGTTAATTGTTGCACAGCGCACTAAGGAGATAGGGATTAGAAAGGTGGTAGGCGCCAGTGTAACGTCCATTACGTATATCCTCACCAAGGATTTCTTGAAATTGGTAATGTTGGCTTTCCTCATTGCTTCTCCCATTGCATGGTATATAATGCGACAATGGTTGCAAAACTACGCCTATAGAATAAACTTAGGTGTTGGGTTCTTTGTTGGAGCTGGAGCCATTGCCGTTACAATAGCATTATTGACTATTGGAACCAGGACCATTCAAGCGGCACGGGCCAACCCGGTTAAATCACTAAGAGACGAATAA